One Streptococcus sp. VT 162 genomic window, TAGCACTTGCAGATGCTGATTGGCTCGCGCTGGCTGAGGCCGACTGGCTGGCGCTCGCTGATGCAGATTCGCTGGAGCTTACAGACGCTGACTGACTAGCACTCAATGAAGCGGATTGACTTGCGCTCACTGAAGCGGACTGGCTAGCACTCACTGAAGCCGATTGACTTGAGCTCACCGATACAGATTGGCTCGCGCTCGCTGAAGCGGATTCGCTAGCGCTGGCTGAAGCGGACTGACTAGCACTTGCTGATGCAGATTGACTGGCGCTCACTGAGGCGGATTGACTAGAACTTACTGATGCGGACTGGCTTAAGCTTGCCGACGCAGATTGACTCGAGCTGACTGAAGCGGATTCACTTGAGCTTACTGAAGCCGATTGACTCGCGCTGGCTGAAGCGGATTGGCTTGTGCTTACAGACGCTGATTGACTGGCGCTCACGGATGCTGATTGGCTGGAGCTTACTGAAGCGGATTGGCTAGCACTCAATGAAGCCGATTGACTAGAGCTCACTGACGCTGATTGACTTGAACTCATTGACGCTGATTGGCTAGCACTCGCTGAAGCTGACTGGCTTGAACTTACTGAGGCTGACTGGCTGGAGCTCGCTGAGGCTGATTGGCTAGCACTCACTGAGGCAGACTGACTTGCACTTGCTGAGGCCGATTGACTCGAGCTCGCTGATGCAGATTCACTTGCACTCAATGATGCAGATTGACTCGAGCTTACTGAGGCAGACTGACTTGCGCTCACTGAGGCTGATTGACTTGAGCTCGCTGAAGCGGATTGGCTTGCGCTCGCTGAGGCGGATTGACTTGCGCTTACTGAGGCGGACTGGCTAGCACTCAATGAAGCCGATTCGCTCGAACTTACTGAGGCGGACTGACTAGCGCTGACTGAAGCTGACTGACTCGAACTTGCAGATGCAGACTGACTGGCACTCACTGAAGCCGATTGACTCGAACTTGCCGACGCAGATTGACTAGCGCTGGATGAAGCCGATTGACTTGAGCTTACAGACGCTGATTGACTAGCGCTGACTGAAGCTGACTGACTTGCGCTGACTGAAGCGGACTGGCTGGAGCTTGCAGATGCAGACTGACTGGCACTCACTGACGCTGACTCACTCGCACTTACTGAAGCAGATTGACTAGCACTCAATGAAGCGGATTGGCTTGAGCTTACGGAAGCAGACTGGCTGGCACTCAATGAAGCAGATTGACTCGAGCTGACTGAAGCAGACTGACTTGCGCTCGCTGATGCAGATTGACTGGCGCTCGCTGAAGCTGACTGACTCGAACTTGCAGATGCAGACTGACTTGCACTTACTGAAGCTGATTCACTTGTGCTTACAGATGCTGACTGACTGGCACTCAATGAAGCAGATTGACTCGAGCTGACTGAAGCTGACTGACTGGCGCTCGCTGATGCAGATTGACTGGCGCTGGCTGAAGCGGATTGGCTTGAACTTACCGATGCTGATTGGCTAGCACTCGCTGAGGCGGATTGACTTGAGCTTACAGATGCCGATTGACTCGAGCTGACTGAAGCTGATTGACTGGCACTCACTGATGCGGACTGACTCGAACTTGCAGATGCTGATTGACTCGAGCTTACTGAGACAGACTGGCTCGCACTCGCTGAGGCTGATCGACTAGCACTGGCTGAGGCGGATTGACTTGAACTCATTGACGCTGATTGGCTAGCGCTCACTGAAGCTGATTGGCTGACACTCGCTGAAGCTGATTCACTTGCACTCACCGATGCTGACTCACTTGCGCTTACTGAAGCTGATTGACTCGAACTCAATGATGCAGACTGACTCGAGCTTACAGATGCAGACTGACTCGAGCTTACTGAAGCTGATTCACTTGAGCTTACTGAAGCAGATTGGCTATTACTTACTGAAATTGACGCTTGATTTGGCGTAATTTGTCCATTAAACACATCTGAAACCAAACCATCTACTGTCGTACTAGCAGTCACTGGTCCACTTGGAAGTCGTCCTCCATTGCGATCATATACTTTCTTCAAGTCAGTTGCAGTAAAGGTTACACTGGTAGAACTCCCCGTTGCCTGTTTGGTAAATGTTTCACCTGCAATTGTTAAAGTAACTGTCCCACCTGGAGCAACCCCATCTACCGTAATCGCTTGATTTGAGAGCCCACCTTTTTCGTTAAGATATTGATTCTCTATCCTTGGCGTCTGAGGGCGCACAGTAAAGCTCACGTCAATTTCATCCGTACTTCCATCTGGATAAGTTACCACCGCTGTCAAAGTATGCCGACCAGCAGACAAATTCGTATTGGTTCCAGATTTCCAAGTATAGGTTGTTCTAGTTCCCTTAGTAATTCCTGTAGTAGGTAATTCTGGCGTCCCTGTAGCATTCGTGATGTACTGACTAGCTTCACCAACAGAGATTGTCCCCGAATTTGTCGTAAGAGTAAAGTCTCGATTACTTTCAGCATTGATAGCTGGTTCGTACTTTTCAGACTGAGCATGGACTTCAAATTGAATTGCGGCAGGGTTGGCTGTTAAATCTTTTACAAGTCCAACGTCAGTAGTATTTCCGTTAAAATTACCTTCCTGATCATAGGTGAAAACATAACGAGTCCACACACTATTTACTGCTTGATTTTTTCCAACAGAACCCGTGATTGAAACTGTGAAAGGATTTGAAGCTGTAGCATTTCCATCTTTGGCTAGTTTATTTGTCGGAACAATCATTCTGATACTTTGACCATTACTCGTAGTGAATGAGACAACAGTTGAAGTAGCCGGATATGCCGCGGGTACAGAAGTGGGTACAAATTTTGCATGTTCAATTCGACCACTGTTATCAGTAAACTCAATGGTCCCAGAAAAATTTTCTTCTCGATAAATTTTAAATTTTTGCCCTTCTAGAACTGCGCCACCTGTAACGGTTATTTTCTGAAGTTCTGGCTTCTCAGTATCCCTAGCAGCTCTGAAGCTAGCGGTATTTGAAGCTTGGGTCAAAGCTTGTCCATTTCTGCTGTCACGAAGTCCAGAGTTGGCACGTAATACAGCATTTGCAATACTGTTTCGAGCTTCTGTAGCCTTATTCAAAATAGGAGTAAGATCAGAAAGCTCCCCTTTCAAGGACTTTTCAATCTCATTGTTGACAAGACTAGCCTTGGCAATTGCCTCATCCGAGTTTGGAAGTCCCTGCGCTTGAGCTAGAAATTGCCCAATCTCGGCTGATAAGGACTCTAATTTCTTCCGTTTTTCTTCACTTTGCTTTTCTGTCAAGGCTACAGAAGTCATTGTGAAACTCGATTCAGCCGTCACACCTTCATTCTTTACACGACCAGACTGACTTTGAGGCAAGGATTCTGTAGAAAAAGCAACTGCTTTTAATTCTTTTGAAGGTTGTGATTCTTTCACTGTCTCCCGAGCTGACTCACTTGCTTGGTACTGACTTTGAACACCAACTGAAGCTCTCTCTGACAAACCACTATTCGCTTGATTTTGTGTTCCAAGGGATTCACTTGAACTAGCAGTTACACTTTGACTGTTTGCCAAGGATTGACTAGTAGAAGCAGATTGGCGCATCGACTGGCTCACGCTAGAAGAGCTTGAAGCACTGATAGACTGACTCGTAGAGGCAGATTGACTGGCGCTCTGCGAATTGAATTCTGACAATGACTGGCTTTGACTGGTAGACAAAGACAAGCTAGCAGCATCTTGATGATCCTGTGTCGTCCCTAGCACTACTGAATCTCTCGTCGCCAGGGTATCTTTTGATTCGACAGTCTTTTCAACAGCGACTGCATCATTGGCATAAACACGCGTTTGCGTCGCAGCAAAACCACCTAAGATCGTTCCCGTAGCTGCTATCCCTTTCAAGACATCCAAGCCGGTCAACTTCTGACCTTCTTGCTTTTCAACCATTTCTGTCTTTACTTGGCTCGTATCCGCACTTCCACGCATCACCTTAAATAAGCCAAAAAGGGAAGTCGAGGCCCGTAGCCAATGCTTCCCTGATTTGATTAATTTGAACCGAGTTACACGGTCTGTTTCTCTATATTCACCCTTCTGGCGTCTAAAAAACATGTTCATCCCCTCAACTTGAAAAAGATCTATTCACCTATAAAATACTATCTTCTTATTATATACCAAATATACCGACAATTCAATATCTATAACATATCCTAAAGAAAGAAAATGATTTCAAAAATGACTTTATTTCAAATCTATTCTGTTTTTTCAATATAATTTTCATTTTATTATTCTGTTAATATATTTTATTTATTTTTTAACCATTTCTATATGCTTTAAAAATTGAGCAAATAATTCCAATCACTCAGGGAATTGATTTTTATTCAAAATATAGAAAAAGTCCATGAATCAATAGCATCCACAGACTTTTAGGAGTAGAGTATTTAAAGGCAGTTTCACAAATGAATCAATGAGGCCAGTAGCTGAAGTAACTTTCTATCCTTTCCAACAAAAAATTCCATACTAATTAATAGCCGTAATCTACGACACTGAGTTTTACAAATCGATTTCATTTGTAAAACGTGGTTACGACGGAAAAATCCACGAATCGATAATATTCGTGGACTTTTCTTACGACGCATTTAAGCAAAATGCCATACTAATTAATAGCCGTAATCTACGACACGAAGAGGCGAAAACGATTATTTTTCGCCGATGAGTTAGTGAGGCAGTTAGGCAAGTCTAATAGGACTTGCTGTAGCCTACTTAGATTGCTTTGCAATCAAGTAGGCTTACTGAATCACATCTTCTCCTCCAACTCTACGTCTGGATACTTATCCGCAAACCAGCGGAGGGCAAAGTCATTTTCAAAAAGGAAGACTGGCTGGTCGAAACGGTCCTTGGCCAAGATATTGCGGCTTGAGGACATGCGCTCGTCCAAGTCCTCAGGCTTGATCCAACGAACGGTCTTTTTACCCATTGGGCTCATGACCACTTCTGCATTGTACTCGCCTTCCATGCGGTGCTTAAAGACTTCAAATTGGAGTTGTCCGACAGCCCCTAGCATGTACTCGCCTGTTTGGTAATTCTTATAAAGCTGAATGGCTCCCTCTTGCACCAATTGCTCAATCCCCTTATGGAAGGATTTTTGTTTCATGACGTTCTTAGCAGAAACTTTCATGAAAATTTCAGGGGTAAAGGTTGGCAGTGGTTCAAACTCAAACTTGTTTTTTCCAACCGTCAAAGTGTCTCCAACCTGATAAGTACCGGTATCGTAAACCCCGATGATATCTCCTGCCACGGCATTGGTCACATTCTCACGACTTTCCGCCATAAACTGGGTGACATTAGACAGTTTAGCCCCTTTACCAGTACGAGGTAGATTGACACTCATACCACGCTCAAATTCACCCGATACGATACGAACAAAGGCGATACGGTCACGGTGACGAGGGTCCATGTTGGCTTGGATTTTAAAGACAAATCCTGAGAAATCCTTGTCATAAGGATCCACAATTTCGCCATCTGTTTTCTTGTGTCCATGTGGTTCTGGAGCAAACTTAAGGAAGGTCTCAAGGAAGGTCTGCACCCCAAAGTTAGTGAGAGCTGAACCGAAGAAGACCGGAGTCAGTTCTCCTGCAAGAATAGCTTCTTCTGAAAACTCATTCCCTGCTTCTTGCAACAGTTCGATGTCGTCCTTAACCTGAGCGTAGAAAGGATTGCTTCCAAAGAGCTTATCCCCTTCTTCCAGACTGGCAAAACGTTCATCCCCTTTATAAAGTTCCAAACGTTGGTTATAGAGGTCATACAATCCTTCAAAGGCTTTCCCCATCCCGATTGGCCAGTTCATAGGATAGCTCGCAATGCCAAGGACTTCTTCTAGTTCTTGCAAGAGGTCCAGTGGCTCACGACCATCACGGTCTAGCTTGTTCATAAAAGTAAAGACTGGGATGCCACGGTGCTTCACAACCTCAAACAATTTCTTGGTTTGGGCCTCGATACCCTTGGCAGAGTCCACGACCATGACCGCAGCATCCACCGCCATCAAGGTCCGATAGGTATCTTCTGAGAAGTCCTCGTGCCCTGGTGTGTCGAGGATATTGACGCGCTTGCCATCGTAGTCAAACTGCATAACAGATGACGTGACCGAAATCCCACGTTGTTTCTCGATATCCATCCAGTCAGACTTGGCAAAAGTCCCTGTTTTCTTTCCTTTAACCGTACCAGCCTCACGAATCTCGCCCCCAAAATAGAGTAATTGCTCTGTAATGGTTGTCTTACCCGCGTCCGGGTGGGAGATGATGGCAAAGGTACGGCGTTTCTTGATTTCTTCTTGAATAGTCATAAGTTCTCTTTCTTTGATTTCTATTTTTAGTTGTTTCAGTTGCTAAGAATGATGTTTACATTGGATTGTACTATTCCTTTCAACTCTCCATTATAGCGGATTTTGGGGAGTTTTTCAATTGCTCATCTGATGAAAAGGCAAGCTAGAGCACAGATTGCACCTGATTTCTCTTTTTCCACCGTTTCTTAAACAAGATATCAAAAAGAACAAGAGCCAGTGAAAGGATGACCGACACAAGGAGGTACTTTATCCATAGAGGAGCATTCGAGATAAACGGGGTATCTCTTAAGAGACCATAATTTCCACCCGTCACCTGATTAACCCCAACTAGAAAGAGATTGAGGATAAAGGTATAGGCTACAATCATATATTTCTTGAGCAAGGTCTTGTCATAGTGATTCATCAAATAAACCAAGGAATTCACTAGAAGGGCATAGTGCCCAATCAAAAATGAAAAACTGGTGATATGGGGGAAATCATAGGGATCAAAAACAGGGTAAACCAAGGCAAAGACAGCTCCGCTTGCTCCTAAGAGGGCAAAATATTGCTTGCTCCGCCATTTATCTGGCAAGAAAACCACCGCAAACATAGCCAAACGGCAATGATAAAAAGGAAGGCTATTAGAAAATGGAATCCCAAAGCCAACATACCAGCTATATAGGGCTAGTAACTGGAGAATCTGAATCCCCTTAAACAAGCGAACAAATTTTGGATTTTTGTGATAAGCAAGTGCTCCATAAATACAAAGCACTAAGACAAGCATCATAACCCCATACCAAAAAAGCGAAATGGGAGGAGGAACCGTCTGAGATCTGGTGATAAATTGATGGAACATATTTCTATTCTAATTCTTATTTTCTCTATTCTCTAGTTTAACCATTATAGCGAATTAAAAGCGATTTTTCAATTTCTATTTCTTTTCAGTTTGGCTCCCTTATTTATAGGAAAATATGGTAAAATAGAACAGACTAAAAATCATCATTTCACGAAAGGATGCAAGATGAAAATTACGCAAGAAGAGGTAACACACGTTGCCAATCTTTCAAAATTAAGATTCTCTGAAGAAGAAACTGCTGCCTTTGCGACAACCTTATCTAAAATTGTTGACATGGTTGAATTGCTGGGTGAAGTCGACACAACTGGTGTCGCACCTACTACAACCATGGCAGACCGCAAAACTGTACTCCGCCCTGATGTGGCTGAAGAAGGAACAGACCGTGACCGCTTGTTTAAAAACGTACCTGAAAAAGATAACTACTATATCAAGGTACCAGCTATCCTAGATGATGGAGGAGATGCCTAATGACTTTTAATAACAAAACGATTGAAGACTTGCACAATCTCCTTGTCTCTAAGGAAATTTCTGCAACTGAATTGACCCAAGCAACGCTTGAAGATATTAAATCTCGAGAAACAGCTATCAATGCTTTTGTCACTATCGCTGAGGAGCAAGCTCTTGCTCAAGCTAAGGCTATTGATGAGGCTGGAATTGACGTGGATAATGTCCTTTCAGGAATTCCACTGGCTGTTAAGGATAATATCTCTACCGACGGTATCCTTACAACTGCTGCCTCAAAAATGCTCTACAACTACGAGCCTATCTTTGATGCGACAGCCGTTGCCAATGCCAAAGCTAAGGGTATGATTGTCGTTGGAAAAACCAACATGGACGAGTTTGCCATGGGTGGTTCAGGTGAGACTTCCCACTATGGTGCCACTAAAAATGCTTGGGACCACAGCAAGGTTCCTGGTGGTTCATCAAGTGGTTCTGCTGCAGCTGTAGCGTCAGGGCAAGTCCGCTTGTCACTCGGTTCTGATACTGGTGGTTCCATCCGCCAACCTGCCGCCTTCAACGGGATCGTTGGTCTCAAACCGACCTACGGAACGGTTTCTCGTTTCGGTCTCATTGCCTTTGGTAGCTCTCTAGATCAAATCGGACCTTTTGCACCTACTGTTAAGGAAAATGCGCTCTTGCTCAACGCTATTGCCAGCGAAGATGCCAAAGATTCTACTTCTGCTCCTGTCCGCATCGCTGACTTTACTTCAAAAATCGGGCAAGACATCAAGGGAATGAAAATTGCTTTGCCTAAGGAATACCTTGGTGAAGGGATTGACCCAGATGTTAAGGAAACCATTCTAAATGCAGCCAAACACTTTGAAAAACTTGGTGCTATCGTCGAAGAAGTCAGCCTTCCTCACTCTAAATACGGTGTTGCCGTTTACTACATCATCGCTTCATCAGAAGCCTCATCAAACTTGCAACGCTTTGACGGTATCCGTTACGGCTACCGCGCAGATGATGCAAGCAACCTTGATGAAATCTATGTAAACAGCCGTAGCCAAGGTTTCGGTGAAGAGGTGAAACGCCGTATCATGCTAGGTACTTTCAGCCTTTCATCAGGTTACTATGATGCCTACTACAAGAAAGCTGGTCAGGTCCGTACCCTCATCATCCAAGATTTCGAAAAAGTCTTTGCGGATTACGATTTAATCCTAGGACCAACTGCTCCAAGCGTTGCCTATGACTTGGATTCACTCAACCACGATCCAGTTGCCATGTACTTAGCTGACCTTTTGACCATCCCAGTCAACTTAGCAGGTCTCCCAGGAATTTCGATTCCTGCTGGATTTGCTCAAGGTCTACCAGTCGGTCTGCAATTGATCGGTCCTAAGTACTCTGAGGAAACCATTTACCAAGCTGCTGCTGCTTTTGAAGCGACAACAGACTACCACAAACAACAACCCGTGATTTTTGGAGGTGACAACTAATGAACTTTGAAACAGTCATTGGACTTGAAGTCCACGTAGAGCTCAACACCAATTCAAAAATCTTCTCACCTACTTCTGCCCACTTTGGAAATGACCAAAATGCCAACACTAACGTGATTGACTGGTCCTTCCCAGGAGTTCTGCCAGTTCTCAATAAAGGGGTTGTCGATGCCGGTATCAAGGCAGCTCTTGCCCTCAACATGGACATCCACAAAAAGATGCACTTTGACCGCAAGAACTACTTCTATCCCGACAATCCCAAAGCCTACCAAATTTCTCAGTTTGATGAGCCAATCGGCTACAACGGCTGGATTGAAGTGGAGTTAGAAGATGGTACAACCAAGAAAATCGGTATCGAACGCGCTCACCTAGAGGAAGATGCTGGTAAAAACACCCACGGTACAGATGGCTACTCTTATGTTGACCTCAACCGTCAAGGGGTGCCCTTGATTGAGATTGTATCTGAAGCAGACATGCGTTCCCCAGAAGAAGCCTATGCTTATCTAACTGCCCTAAAGGAAGTCATCCAGTACGCTGGTATTTCTGACGTTAAGATGGAAGAAGGTTCTATGCGTGTGGATGCCAACATTTCCCTTCGTCCTTACGGTCAAGAAAAATTCGGTACCAAGACTGAGTTAAAGAACCTCAACTCCTTCTCAAATGTTCGTAAGGGTCTTGAATACGAAGTTCAACGTCAAGCTGAAATCCTTCGCTCAGGTGGTCAAATTCGCCAAGAAACGCGCCGTTACGATGAAGCTAACAAGGCAACTATCCTCATGCGTGTCAAAGAAGGTGCTGCAGACTACCGCTACTTCCCAGAACCAGACCTACCACTCTTTGAAATCTCAGACGAGTGGATTGAGGAAATGCGAACAGAATTGCCAGAGTTTCCAAAAGAACGCCGTGCGCGCTACGTATCTGATCTTGGCTTGTCAGACTACGATGCTAGCCAGTTGACTGCAAACAAAGTCACTTCTGACTTCTTTGAAAAAGCTGTTGCCCTCGGTGGCGATGCCAAACAAGTCTCTAACTGGCTCCAAGGCGAAGTCGCTCAGTTCTTGAACGCCGAAGGTAAAACACTGGAACAAATCGAATTGACACCAGAAAACTTAGTAGAAATGATTGCCATCATCGAAGACGGCACGATCTCTTCTAAGATTGCCAAGAAAGTCTTTGTCCACCTAGCTAAAAATGGTGGTAGCGCGCGTGAATACGTGGAAAAAGCAGGCTTGGTGCAAATCTCTGATCCAGATATCTTGATCCCAATCATCCACCAAGTCTTTGCGGATAACGAAGCTGCCGTTGCCGACTTCAAGTCAGGCAAACGCAACGCAGACAAGGCCTTCACAGGATTCCTTATGAAGGCAACCAAAGGCCAAGCCAACCCACAAGTTGCTCTTAAACTGCTTGCACAGGAATTGGCGAAGTTGAAAGACAGTGAGTAATTTACTCTTTATACACTTTTTTCTACGTTTAAAACGAGAATGAGACAAGGGGAATGAATGAACAAATTTTTACGATTGCTATTTGTCTTAGTCATCATCGCTATGTTAGGCGCTTCTATACTACAAATTTTCTTTCCATCGTACATGGGAAGTCACTCCGGGTATGGAATATCTGCTGGTTGGCAACGAGAAATTGGAATATGGAATTTAGCCGTATTGATTATTATTCTCGCTGTCAATATTAAATACGATTGGTTCTATCTACGAATCGCACTTCTTGCTCTCATTATTGGCGGAATTGGAATAGGAACAAATCACTTACTCAATTATATGGAGTATCACTCTCCTGTAAATGCTATCGGTGCTTTTGAAAATTACTTGCTGGCAATAGGATGGATTGTGGGATGGCTCATCGAGCGCCATTCCATAAAGAAGCTAAATGCTAGTAAATAACGCCTAGTATATCTTAGATGATTTTTAAAGGTTATTAAATAGTTTAATAATCATTCGAATGCAGAATTCTACCTTTTCAATCATATAGTTAGGAGACACATGAAAAAGTTTTACGCTCTTTTAATGACCTGTTTATTACTTGTTTTTCTATCCGTGCCTCAAATCGTTGATGCGGGTGTTGGACATTCCAGAAGTGGAGGGAGCAGCCGCAGTAGCTCCAGAAGTAGTAGCCGCTCAAGTGGAGGTGGAAGTCGTTCTGGCGGCTCATCCTACCACTACTACCGCTCTGGATACGGATCATCCTCTGACAGTTCTACTAGCTCTCCCTATCTAGGATTTATGTTCATATTAGTCGGAGGAATCATACTAGTTGTTATCGTCAAATCC contains:
- the gatA gene encoding glutamyl-tRNA amidotransferase (allows the formation of correctly charged Asn-tRNA(Asn) or Gln-tRNA(Gln) through the transamidation of misacylated Asp-tRNA(Asn) or Glu-tRNA(Gln) in organisms which lack either or both of asparaginyl-tRNA or glutaminyl-tRNA synthetases; reaction takes place in the presence of glutamine and ATP through an activated phospho-Asp-tRNA(Asn) or phospho-Glu-tRNA), coding for MTFNNKTIEDLHNLLVSKEISATELTQATLEDIKSRETAINAFVTIAEEQALAQAKAIDEAGIDVDNVLSGIPLAVKDNISTDGILTTAASKMLYNYEPIFDATAVANAKAKGMIVVGKTNMDEFAMGGSGETSHYGATKNAWDHSKVPGGSSSGSAAAVASGQVRLSLGSDTGGSIRQPAAFNGIVGLKPTYGTVSRFGLIAFGSSLDQIGPFAPTVKENALLLNAIASEDAKDSTSAPVRIADFTSKIGQDIKGMKIALPKEYLGEGIDPDVKETILNAAKHFEKLGAIVEEVSLPHSKYGVAVYYIIASSEASSNLQRFDGIRYGYRADDASNLDEIYVNSRSQGFGEEVKRRIMLGTFSLSSGYYDAYYKKAGQVRTLIIQDFEKVFADYDLILGPTAPSVAYDLDSLNHDPVAMYLADLLTIPVNLAGLPGISIPAGFAQGLPVGLQLIGPKYSEETIYQAAAAFEATTDYHKQQPVIFGGDN
- a CDS encoding cell wall anchor protein, which translates into the protein MFFRRQKGEYRETDRVTRFKLIKSGKHWLRASTSLFGLFKVMRGSADTSQVKTEMVEKQEGQKLTGLDVLKGIAATGTILGGFAATQTRVYANDAVAVEKTVESKDTLATRDSVVLGTTQDHQDAASLSLSTSQSQSLSEFNSQSASQSASTSQSISASSSSSVSQSMRQSASTSQSLANSQSVTASSSESLGTQNQANSGLSERASVGVQSQYQASESARETVKESQPSKELKAVAFSTESLPQSQSGRVKNEGVTAESSFTMTSVALTEKQSEEKRKKLESLSAEIGQFLAQAQGLPNSDEAIAKASLVNNEIEKSLKGELSDLTPILNKATEARNSIANAVLRANSGLRDSRNGQALTQASNTASFRAARDTEKPELQKITVTGGAVLEGQKFKIYREENFSGTIEFTDNSGRIEHAKFVPTSVPAAYPATSTVVSFTTSNGQSIRMIVPTNKLAKDGNATASNPFTVSITGSVGKNQAVNSVWTRYVFTYDQEGNFNGNTTDVGLVKDLTANPAAIQFEVHAQSEKYEPAINAESNRDFTLTTNSGTISVGEASQYITNATGTPELPTTGITKGTRTTYTWKSGTNTNLSAGRHTLTAVVTYPDGSTDEIDVSFTVRPQTPRIENQYLNEKGGLSNQAITVDGVAPGGTVTLTIAGETFTKQATGSSTSVTFTATDLKKVYDRNGGRLPSGPVTASTTVDGLVSDVFNGQITPNQASISVSNSQSASVSSSESASVSSSQSASVSSSQSASLSSSQSASVSASESASVSASESASASVSQSASVSASQSASMSSSQSASASASRSASASASQSVSVSSSQSASASSSQSASVSASQSASVSSSQSASVSSSQSASASASQSASVSSSQSASASASQSASASASQSASVSSSQSASLSASQSASVSTSESASVSASQSASASSSQSASASASQSASASASQSASVSSSQSASLSASQSASVSSSQSASLSASQSASVSASESASVSASQSASASSSQSASVSASQSASVSASQSASVSSSQSASSSASQSASASSSQSASVSASQSASASSSQSASVSASQSASVSSSESASLSASQSASVSASQSASASASQSASASSSQSASVSASQSASVSSSQSASLSASESASASSSQSASASASQSASVSASQSASASSSQSASVSSSQSASASASQSASMSSSQSASVSSSQSASLSASQSASVSSSQSASVSASQSASVSTSQSASASASQSASVSSSESASVSSSQSASASLSQSASVSSSQSASVSASQSASASASQSASASASESASASASQSVSVSSSQSASVSASQSASVSASQSASLSASQSASVSSSESASASASQSASASASQSASASASQSASVSSSQSASVSASQSASVSSSQSASLSASESASASASQSASVSSSESTSVSASQSASVSASQSASASASQSASVSSSQSASASASQSVSVSSSQSVSVSASQSASASASESASVSSSESASVSSSQSASVSSSQSASTSTSTSASMLADKLALESASISASTSVSESTSTSASLSASMLASESTLESASISASMSVSESASISASLSTSDSISRSASASALVSTSTSTSLSMANIASQGQSASSKPKQVLPNTGASTSVASALLGALAAVTGIGLLAKKSQSDDQESH
- a CDS encoding glutamyl-tRNA amidotransferase — protein: MNFETVIGLEVHVELNTNSKIFSPTSAHFGNDQNANTNVIDWSFPGVLPVLNKGVVDAGIKAALALNMDIHKKMHFDRKNYFYPDNPKAYQISQFDEPIGYNGWIEVELEDGTTKKIGIERAHLEEDAGKNTHGTDGYSYVDLNRQGVPLIEIVSEADMRSPEEAYAYLTALKEVIQYAGISDVKMEEGSMRVDANISLRPYGQEKFGTKTELKNLNSFSNVRKGLEYEVQRQAEILRSGGQIRQETRRYDEANKATILMRVKEGAADYRYFPEPDLPLFEISDEWIEEMRTELPEFPKERRARYVSDLGLSDYDASQLTANKVTSDFFEKAVALGGDAKQVSNWLQGEVAQFLNAEGKTLEQIELTPENLVEMIAIIEDGTISSKIAKKVFVHLAKNGGSAREYVEKAGLVQISDPDILIPIIHQVFADNEAAVADFKSGKRNADKAFTGFLMKATKGQANPQVALKLLAQELAKLKDSE
- a CDS encoding glutamyl-tRNA amidotransferase; protein product: MKITQEEVTHVANLSKLRFSEEETAAFATTLSKIVDMVELLGEVDTTGVAPTTTMADRKTVLRPDVAEEGTDRDRLFKNVPEKDNYYIKVPAILDDGGDA
- a CDS encoding peptide chain release factor 3, which produces MTIQEEIKKRRTFAIISHPDAGKTTITEQLLYFGGEIREAGTVKGKKTGTFAKSDWMDIEKQRGISVTSSVMQFDYDGKRVNILDTPGHEDFSEDTYRTLMAVDAAVMVVDSAKGIEAQTKKLFEVVKHRGIPVFTFMNKLDRDGREPLDLLQELEEVLGIASYPMNWPIGMGKAFEGLYDLYNQRLELYKGDERFASLEEGDKLFGSNPFYAQVKDDIELLQEAGNEFSEEAILAGELTPVFFGSALTNFGVQTFLETFLKFAPEPHGHKKTDGEIVDPYDKDFSGFVFKIQANMDPRHRDRIAFVRIVSGEFERGMSVNLPRTGKGAKLSNVTQFMAESRENVTNAVAGDIIGVYDTGTYQVGDTLTVGKNKFEFEPLPTFTPEIFMKVSAKNVMKQKSFHKGIEQLVQEGAIQLYKNYQTGEYMLGAVGQLQFEVFKHRMEGEYNAEVVMSPMGKKTVRWIKPEDLDERMSSSRNILAKDRFDQPVFLFENDFALRWFADKYPDVELEEKM
- a CDS encoding membrane protein; translation: MFHQFITRSQTVPPPISLFWYGVMMLVLVLCIYGALAYHKNPKFVRLFKGIQILQLLALYSWYVGFGIPFSNSLPFYHCRLAMFAVVFLPDKWRSKQYFALLGASGAVFALVYPVFDPYDFPHITSFSFLIGHYALLVNSLVYLMNHYDKTLLKKYMIVAYTFILNLFLVGVNQVTGGNYGLLRDTPFISNAPLWIKYLLVSVILSLALVLFDILFKKRWKKRNQVQSVL